The following is a genomic window from Prunus persica cultivar Lovell chromosome G7, Prunus_persica_NCBIv2, whole genome shotgun sequence.
AGAGAGATGGGTGTGTGTATGTACTAGAATAGAAGCATTGCACGCGTGTGAAGAGTGTGTAATGTAATGAAAATGTTGATGACTGGAAAAAGATAAGCAAAACACTCTCATCCTTCATCATAGTTTCGTAAATGCATAGTTATTCTCATAATAACACTCACTTtaaagcgatagtctaaactacaaggggAAAGGTTgtttctctcacacacactaccacAGAGTCATGGAGGTTCAAATATGAAATCATTAATCTACAAGTTAAGGTCATTTTTCACTGGACGAAACCCCATTAGCACCCCATAATTTTAAGATATAGAAAAATGTTACTTTCTAAGAGTTAGAGTTGTATGTGTTAGGATAATGTAGAATAGtagatatgtatatatatacatgcgtGTCTAACTTTCTTCCACCACATCTTTGtataagattttaaaaaaaatcgacATCAAGAATGTCCCATGATTATAAGATGTTGGAAAATGTTATTTTCATAGTTAAAAGTTGTTGCAGTTAGAATAATGTAGAACAATAATGCTTTGATGTACATGATGGATTATAAGTTACGTGGTGTTTCATTTTAAAGATaagatttcattttaattttttatggcAAGTGGAATGGGCCGTGCTGTTTTTTCCTAGTGATGCTGCATGCTAAAACGAAGACAGGAAACTAAATCAAGACCTCAGAAGAAAAATGTATATCTATCTATTAGGTTTGCTTCCTTGGCATTATTAGATGAATGAATGAACCATCTGCAGAGTAATGGTCAGCCATGCAAATTCAAGCTGTTATCTCTCATTGTGGTCCTTCTTCATAGCAGAGATCCATTAATCTCATTGATTAAGCCATTGAAAcaacttcatcatcatcttgtTCAAAGGGCCTCCAAAATTCCACAAGCCTCCAAAATTCTAGTCTTCGAGTGTGAGGACATCTTGTGTatttatccaaaaaagaaaaaaaaaatttccaattcACAACCAAATGTTGCAGCAGCAAAATAAAGCTAACAGAGTTGTACTAGTGATAATTATTTACTGATGTGTAGATGATTATAAATCGTTTATATAATTTGGTAGATGTCAACTATTAACGTAATGTATTGTGAAACTCACTTGCATAAACGGTTGAAAATTACAACGCACATCCATACAGAAGTAGTTTTCAGTGGTTGATGTAATCGGATAGCTATTAACTGTTGATACATTATCAGTCTCACTTGTAATCAACGATTAACAGTTGCCTAAAAACACACGGGCGTTTCTCCCTAGGAAGAAAACCAGTCAGTCAAAGTGGTTGAGAGTAGAGAGAGACCCAAAAGCCAAAGTGCCATCATTTGGCTGACAAAGGCCTGTGAATTTCTTGGAGCATCGTGCGGACACGTTTCTAAGGCAAACCCGCTCGTGAGCAATGATTGAGTTGAGGCCATCCTTGGTTTGcacaatcatcatcatcatgggCTCACCTcacctcttctctctcctgcTCTGCTCTGTTCTGCTGTCCATTTgtacatattattatttattttaatataaatatgtatcAAGTTATGTACTTCCTTCCAAACTTTAAATTTGACACTGCGCCAGCTATTTCCTATGCAAATACAAACTTACAAAACTTCACGGCACTAGCTCTTGTCgttgtttgaactttgaaggcTAAAAAGAGTTTGAGTTTGGTGAGGAGGGATATGGGATGATGCCTCGGCCTTTGTATgaggataaaataaaataaaacctttATCTTAATCAAAGATCTTGGAAGTTTCTCCTCCTTCTAGTCAAACAATGATACTACTGCCAAATTAAGCTTCCAACAAAAACCATCCTAATCTTTCAATCCTTTCCCCAATTTTGGCTTTACACAAGATTAGTCATAAGCCTATGGTTTAGTCCTTTTCATCCAATTCAAACCACACTCTCTCATCACAAGTTCAGTTTAATCAGATAAATTTTAAACACGCTTCAATTACAGATAAAGATTCAAATTCGCAAAATTATCTAGTTTATACTTTGAATGAACTTTTAATTCATTCATGTAATTTATTAACCATATAAATAGAAGGATAATTTTCTCCTAGGCcacataaagaagaaaatgggtgTTTTGCCAATGAGGGTTGGTTGAGTTGATAAGGATCGTTCTCTTCACTATCAAGACCTAGGTTCAAGTCCTACTGTTGACAATTCCTCTTGTTAGTCATAAGTCTATGGTTTAGTCCTTTTCATCCAATTCAAACCACACTCTCCCATCACAAGTTCAATAAAAAGGTTTAATCAGATAAACTTTAAATACGCTTCAATCACGGACAAAGATTCAAATTCGTAAAATTGTCTAGTTTATACTTTGaataaacttttaatttattcatgtaatttattaaccatataaataaaaggataattttcttcttggcCACACAAGGAAGAAAATGGGTGTTTTGCCAACTAGGGTTGGTTGAGTTGGGAAGGATCGTTATATTAACTATCAAGGCCTATGTTCAAGTTCCGCTGTCAACAATTCCTTTTGGTAGGTAATCTGTAAAAACCAAACAATAGATTAAGACCCCTTTTGTAAGTTCTCAAAGAAACCTTAATATACCATGACTTTGATATTGGATAACCTCCCCTTCCCACCCTAAACTTTcgttgataaaaaaaaaaagagggtgTTTTGATACCTCCATTATGCATGTTGTTTAAGGAGGATATTAATGGATTTGTACTTTGGTCTTCTTACACGAAACTAGGGATAGCATCCAAACCGTACATAGTGTCGGTCGTGGCATGCGTATCTGTCCTAAACTACAAAAGGAATGAAGACAACCACTTCACCTTGTAGTTGACCGAAATGCCACTTGCCTaacctctctctcaaattgtCTGTGTATGATTGATTTTGGTTCATGCAACTGTTGTTTCTAATTCTATCATTACGCACTGCAAATAGATATTGCAAAAGAAAACACTTGTAATAGCCAAGTTTTCCTCCGCATTACTTCAAAGACTTTCTTGCATTGTCCTGTAGGAATATAGGTTTTCTTCATTGAGAGGGGAGAAACTCTCATGTAACGGGATAATACTTTTTGTTATTTCCGACAAATAATGTAGTGACAcatatcataatttttttacgtGTCATTGTGTGATTGATCGGGTATAATGCTATTCTTGTtatatataagtttttttttcattgaaaGGCGAAAGTTTTGACTGATTCGACAGTCGACTAACATATGAATTCAAGTGAGACGACATTCACATCCCACGATGCAGCTCCGCATTGGATAGAGAATTTCTAAATGAATGCAAAAATACTAGGAAAATAATGCTTAGAAAATCAAGAACAGTGACACTGACAAGGTAGTCAAACGTAAACAGAAGTGATAATATTTAGTAATGGGCAAAGACAAGCTAAATTACAGTGGTGAAATCCATAGGCTTTGTCTCATTAAAGATCTCTTGCTTGCTTGACCTTTTGTGAGGGTTCCCAAGCAAATCCCCGTCTAATCCAAAATGGCCTGTAAAGGACTTTTTCTGGCCCCTACCCTTTCTTGGTTGGTACACAATAACCAACCCTTACTTGGTTGGTACGCAATAACCCACACTGCATTGACACCGCCACCCACACGTGTGGTCAGCCACGTGGCTGAAACCCAGTACAGTCTTATGGTTGCAATGATTGGCATGTTGGCCGCGCGCACGAGTGGGCTGTGGTGGTCTACATCTTCTACATTCGTGTGTTGTTTGTGGTTTACTCATGTAatctttgttattattattgtcaTTATTATATGAAAACATATTTTCTGTCAATATCtctccttttttattatataagaTTAAAGACTcgttgtaattttattattattaattctcTCAGTTCAAATATTTGTCACGggttttatggtttaattattattaacatGTTtgattatctttatttattataaaattaattaacatggGAGGCATAATGGAGAATGAGtgaacatacatatatataatttgtatgAATCTTtgctattttttattaagaatATAGGCCGGAATCCAATTCTCTATCTAGTgtgaattaaataaatattatacaatTTGATCCAAAGAAAGTTGAGGAAAATGTCCGGAAAATAGTTCGGTTTGATtgcaaaatatttattttcttattttatgaaattgggCGAAATCTTTTGGTAAAGGTTGGGTCCTAGGAAGGAAGATAAGTTGGCAGATGAGTTTCACGTGGAGGCCAATAATGCATACATGTGGATATGATATTGGAACGAACGGTGATCGTTTGATGCTCTAGCAGATGATCAAAGAGAACGAACAAATGCCCATTAACTAAACTAATTTGACATTAATTAatacaaattataatttaagaCCTTTATTACCAAACAAATCTTTGTCGTCATTGTggttgaggaaaaaaaaggatatttGATGTcgtttttcataaataaaaactcatgTGTGAACGAATTAGATACCAAATTTGCCTCACAATTTATATTATACACTTCTAAATCATTGCGAGGCATCTTGAATATCTGAAATCAAAAGATCCTGATACGTTGTATTATTTGTCTTTgcataataatttaaaaaaaattaaagaaaaattaacattATTGTGTTAGAAAAGTATGGTGATTATTCGATTGATTATCATTGACCAAATAGGCAACCCTTGGATTGCCCACAATCTATatgttaattataattagccaCTAAGGAGCCATTTGGAGTGGTTCTTGAAGGACTAACATTGCTTTTAATAGTGTTtggcaaaaaaatttagaagggCTTTCTGAAAAAGCACATGACTCTCGAGTACTTTTTCATAAAACACTTTGatttcttatgaaaatttcaacatttttataataaataaaaaagttttttttaattaaaaacacttataaataaaagtgCTTTTTAAATATGTAGTACCAAACCAGCCCAAAATATAAATGAGAAAAACTACATGGGATGAAGCAACTGCTATAATTCCATCGAGCACCACACCTCTCCTTTTGGTATATGATTACTTGTTCAATGTATGGGCTCACACCCAACTTTTATTACATGGTCCTCACTAGAAACTATTTaaacataatttaatttgaagatttttttgtcaaatcaTAAGCCTCTAAAACATTTACAAACATTTACAACCATGGTGTTTacataatctatatatattgcGTAAAATGTAAAGAATggtgaaatatttaaaatatcagaAGATgtcattaattaataaaaatattaaaaattaattaaataaagataatatagtaaattcacacatttttatattaaataaatttaaaattaaaagtaaaataaaaataataaatcttatttttatgaaactcaactatttattatatttttttaattctaaaagaGGCtagtaattattaattacGACCATGTTTTCCACTggtatatttttttcaataaaaaatgggTAGACTTGTCTGGAAATGGAAAGCATGGAAAATatggtttattttattttcattttcattttgtatgcATTCAGCTAATAGAACCAATTAATATTCTTAGTTCTAGATAATGGGCCATGCATCAGCTCTGTCAGTCCAGGATTTCTGAATGATTAGAACAGCTAAAATGAGAATATTAGTGATCAATCATGTTAATAGTAGCTATTAGTCATAATCAGCAATCAATTTAATTATAGACTTGTCTTCTTTAGCATTTTTATGTCACCACGCGTGGTCTTTGATGCTAAACCATACTTTTTGAGACAATGGCGATAgtatattattgaaaaaaggaTGAGTAATtagtacccaaaaaaaaaaaaatcaggttATGTTGTTGGGATTAAGTTAATGTATCTATTTCAATGAGTTCGCTCGTCAGTCTAATTGAGTAGTCTTACCATACTAAACCATACTTAAGAAACATATAGCATCttaatcaaaacaaataattaatttttggaGAAAATGCAAAATCCACATATAAGTTGCCAATAAGATCCATAATTAGAGCGAGGACAACATCTTAgttttcattcattcataattAGAGCGAGGGCAACGTAGGTAGcaagaaatttttatatattttcgaAAATTATCGAAGTATAAGTGTAGATAATTAACTAGCCTTCTAAATTGAAGGATATCTCAAATTCAACTTGAATTCGGGACAGCTATTTGAAATCTTAGTGTAAAACTGAATTTGTTATCTCATGTTTGCTTTTCGTCAAAAAACGATTTTGCTCTCCCCGTTATACAAACTACAATacttgtttgggcctaaatacAATGTTTTTATTgtctgcatatatatattttcatttggttAATATATACTTTCTTGCCCAAAATGATGAAAATCGAAGACTAAATTCCACAATAATTGTAAAAACAATAAAGGTGTGTATAAGGATTTTATAGTTTTTCCCATGCAAgagggaaaaaacaaaacaaaaaacagaaaaagagagaaaaagacaacTTCGTTGTGTACTTGATTTGATACCCATGCCCCTAAGTCAATTATACCTTAAAAACcagcaaaaaaaatattaaaatcgTTTTACACGGATGCTTCGAGTTGAAGTCACTCCTAGATACCccgaaaaaaacaaaaaaaagtaataacaaTCCAAGgatttaagtttccatttggGTAGATATATCGGCGGTCTAGATTTagagaaatatttatattcatataaatatatattaataattgcggaaataatatcaataataataaaaacattgCTTCCCCTCTTTGGAGAATGGGCAATCCAATTTTACAGATATTTAGAGAGATATTTCGGAATTTCATCTTGGTATAATCACATCTCAATTACCAATTCTCCGGTTCTTTCTTTGCTCCTTATTATACATTTCGATTCTACAtgcattaataattgaaaattatctttttaaataaaaaaatcaacggTTGAAAGTTGTCTAGTTACATAAGAGGAATGACACAAAACCTGCTGGTTTTACTTTTCAGGATATACAGAGTCCGTAGGCAAACTCAGGTGAGCAGTGCAGGTCATCAGCATGGTCAAAGGCAATTAATTGAGTAAATTAATTAGTCGTATTGATGTTTGCAGGAGGCAGAGACGcagtaaaataaatattttccttttggtccTAGACTCAGCACATAGGATGGGCGACAATTAGTACCGAGTATTAAAAGGCTCACATTACTATGTTTGTGAGtccgtcttttttcctctgcCAAGAACATGCAAATTGAAGACACACTGATAAGTCAAAAGAGATTATTATccaaaccctaatctctaGTTATTGTGACTGATTTTGTTCCAAATGCTTTAATCTAGTAGATTAATTATCACCTTGGTTATTCTGGGAAAAAGGAGAGATTCGaagagaaacaaattttttttgaagtatCCTCGAATATCAGAACGAGCTTTTCTGATATGAAGAGCATAACGAACTAAACAATGGGCGTATAATTAACTTGataatgaatataaaaaaataaccaTCAAAGTTTCGATATgaaattttgtgcaaattgTTGTGAAGGCAACACGTGTCCTTGATCTTTGGTTTTATAGTTGAGTGCATCGGCAAACGACTTACCATTTCAAAAAGGGATCTTGTTTCGATAGGTTAAGAAGGTGATGATGTCACTCGCACTCTAAGGACTTGTTTATATGTCTTTTggagtattttttttctctttggcaGCCGGCATACCTGCCAAGTACCAGTCGTCTAATACTGAATGCGCTCAGTTAATTATGGTATAAACAAAGAGCATAACGAGATAAACAATAAACGCATAATTAACTTGATAATgactatataaaaaaacaaccatCAATAAAATGATTCAGAAGCTCCTGGCAGTGTCCTCTGTAAACATCCCTATagtcaaaataattttctgcTCCTTTGGAGATGTGGAACAACTGCAAATTTACGATACCAATGACAAATGCTATAATAACTAACATGATGTGAACGACTAAGAATAAAATCTTTAGTTCAAATTTCTATGACAAGGAAACAACATTATGTTATTCAAGATTCACAAACTTTGGAATTTTTGTGGGTCTAATCGCTCAAAGAAAATTACTTGTCTATGTTTCaagctctgtttttttaattaggctTGTAAGACACCAGtgtattaaaactaaaaaataaaaagctgtATGTGTCTCTTTTCTGACACATGCCATTGTTTGAATGGCTAAATATATCGTGTtagattttgatattttaaggTATAATATCAATTACattcacttatattataacagaTGAATTATACTGCATAACCATATTGGAGTACCGCACTTCACCTTCACCAATTTGATTCGGCAAATTAAAAGAACAACTCAAAAGTTCTGCAACAACTGCTATTTATCAAAggctaattaaaagttgctatAATAGATAGACCCAAATTCCATCCTACTTGAGAAATTAATGTTTCGATCAAGCAcataattcaaattcattattattttccgTTTTgctaaaaagaacaaaaaaaaaaaaaggaagcttATGTTGATGCTAAAAAATGAACAGTcaagattgagtccaacttagggATGTGGTGTGAAGGTGAGAACCTTCAATATGTGTGTGAAGATTTGGGCAAGCGATTCACCCTTAATAAATGGATTACGTCCATGAAGAAGTATATTTTCATTCTCATAATAATGTGTAtttacatttgtacaaggGATTGGGTCCAAATATAAAGGGAATAAGGGAGAAGCCAATGACTAAAGATCAAGTTAAGCTTAGGGATTCCCTTCTAAATGGAGAATGGTCTCCTTTTATAGGTGAGAGGGAGTCCCCACTTCTTGTAATATTTCAATATAAAACTCTTTACCTTTCTTAAGGTTGCTTCTAATTGCTTAGTAGATATGGTATAAACAGCTTATAAAAGTAACCTCTTGGCTGCAAAAGCCTTTCATAAAAGCCTTTTGCTTAAGAATAAgcaactttttaaaaaaaactctggAAATCAAAGCTAAACAGCTTTAAGCTTAGCTCTTTTTTTCAACAGGTGTAGAGAGCTTCAAAAGGCAGATatctgttttcatttttgcatTATAACAGCTAAGCAGAGTTCCacagaaacagaaagaaagaaagatggtAGAGAGACAGTCAGCCTCCATGTCTTCTGACTCAGAGGTAATTCTCTGTCTTCTTCCATCAGTCTTAGCTCTGTTCCTCTTCCTCATTCTCATCAGAAGGAAGCAGCAGCAAACAAGACTTCATCTCCCACCAGGCAACATGGGGTGGCCTTTTCTTGGTGAAACCCTAGGCTATTTGAAGCCTTACTCTGCTACCTGCACAGGCCAGTTCATGGAGCAACATATCTCAAGGTAAATCACACAAGACCCACAAAGCACAAAGCCTTGAATTTCATAACCCAGGTTCTGTTTTATGCAGGAAAGACTTGAACTTTCACTTAAAATCTGCAGGTATGGAAAAATCTACAAGTCCAATCTGTTTGGTGAGCCAACCATAGTCTCAGCAGATGCAGGGCTCAACAGGTTCATATTGCAAAATGAAGGGAGATTGTTTGAATGCAGCTACCCAAGAAGCATAGGTGGAATTCTTGGAAAATGGTCTATGTTGGTTTTAGTTGGTGACATGCATAGAGACATGAGGATGATATCTCTCAATTTCTTAAGCCATGCCAGGCTCAGAACCCATCTGATGAGAGAAGTTGAAAAACACACTCTGCTTGTTTTAGGGAGCTGGAAAGAGAATTCTGTTTTTTCAGCTCAAGATGAAGCTAAGAAGGTAAACTACTTTCGTAcccaacaagaaaaacaaaatttatgcAATGAATGCTTGCAAttcaaggggaaaaaaaatgcaacagcAGCTTAATTTTGTTATGAAAAAGTGATTGCAGTTCACATTCAATTTGATGGCCAAACATATCATGAGCTTAGATCCTGGAAAACCAGAGACTGAGCAGCTgaagaaattgtatgttaCTTTCATGAAAGGTGTGGTTTCTGCTCCAGTCAATTTACCAGGAACAGCTTACAGAAAAGCCTTGCAGGTAATTAGTTAACATTTTTCTACATGGAATTTCATCTGCCAATAagcttaaattttaattttcaaaattttaaaatgatttaTTTACTCTGCTTCACAGTCAAGATCAACCATTCTGAAGTTTATAGAGAGCAAAATGGAAGGAAGAttaaaggaaggaaaagaaaacatagatGAAGATGATCTTCTTGGATGGGTTTTGAAGCATTCCAATCTCTCCAAAGAGCAGATTCTTGACTTGATATTGAGCTTGCTCTTTGCTGGCCATGAAACATCCTCAGTGGCCATAGCTTTAGCCATATACTTCTTACCAGGCTGTCCTAATGCAATTCAGCAGTTAAGGGTAAGCAAACTTAGATTAATTCCAATCCATCTCCGTTTGGTTTTTGATTAGTTttgattatttctttaatgGGTCTGGTTTATTCTGCAGGAAGAACACACAGAAATTGCCAAAGCCAAGAAACAAGCAGGAGAGACAGAGTTGAATTGGGATGACTACAAGAAAATGGAGTTCACTCAATGTGTAAGCTCTCTTAATCATTGTTAAAGCTTAAATTAAGCTTAATTAtctcataattaaaattttgcatCTTTTGTTTGCGAAGGTTATCAGTGAGACACTTCGGCTTGGAAATGTAGTGAGGTTTTTACACAGAAAGGCTTTGAAGGATGTTAGGTACAAAGGTAAGACTTTGAGGACAATTTAGTGTAAGAGTTGGAAGTTGTAGCCAAAAAGTCGTCTAAAATCTTAGGCTGCTTAGAAttaaagttgattttttttttcttcttcttcctttttctgtttGGTGTTTGAAACTTGGAAAGGTTATGACATTCCATGTGGATGGAAAGTGCTTCCGGTCATTGCAGCCGTGCATTTGGATCCTTTACTTTTTGACCAGCCTCAACACTTCAATCCATGGAGATGGCAGGTCAGTTTTTTAGCTTTGGCCTTTGGACAGCATGCCTCATAATTATAGTGGTCTTTTTCACATTTTCCTTTAAATAATTGTTTTGTGTCAAGGTTAAATTGAAAAGGGTACCAAGCACATCCCCTTTGGTTGTTCTTGCGGCTCCCACAAAACAGCCGTTGGTTGTTACTTGTGTA
Proteins encoded in this region:
- the LOC18770032 gene encoding cytochrome P450 90B1 isoform X2; the protein is MVERQSASMSSDSEVILCLLPSVLALFLFLILIRRKQQQTRLHLPPGNMGWPFLGETLGYLKPYSATCTGQFMEQHISRYGKIYKSNLFGEPTIVSADAGLNRFILQNEGRLFECSYPRSIGGILGKWSMLVLVGDMHRDMRMISLNFLSHARLRTHLMREVEKHTLLVLGSWKENSVFSAQDEAKKFTFNLMAKHIMSLDPGKPETEQLKKLYVTFMKGVVSAPVNLPGTAYRKALQSRSTILKFIESKMEGRLKEGKENIDEDDLLGWVLKHSNLSKEQILDLILSLLFAGHETSSVAIALAIYFLPGCPNAIQQLREEHTEIAKAKKQAGETELNWDDYKKMEFTQCVISETLRLGNVVRFLHRKALKDVRYKGYDIPCGWKVLPVIAAVHLDPLLFDQPQHFNPWRWQNNNSGASSSSYTSMTSSNFMPFGGGPRLCAGSELAKLEMAVFIHHLVLNFHWDLEDDLDQPFAFPFVDFQNGLPITARRHQNQSHINPKI
- the LOC18770032 gene encoding cytochrome P450 90B1 isoform X1 yields the protein MVERQSASMSSDSEVILCLLPSVLALFLFLILIRRKQQQTRLHLPPGNMGWPFLGETLGYLKPYSATCTGQFMEQHISRYGKIYKSNLFGEPTIVSADAGLNRFILQNEGRLFECSYPRSIGGILGKWSMLVLVGDMHRDMRMISLNFLSHARLRTHLMREVEKHTLLVLGSWKENSVFSAQDEAKKFTFNLMAKHIMSLDPGKPETEQLKKLYVTFMKGVVSAPVNLPGTAYRKALQSRSTILKFIESKMEGRLKEGKENIDEDDLLGWVLKHSNLSKEQILDLILSLLFAGHETSSVAIALAIYFLPGCPNAIQQLREEHTEIAKAKKQAGETELNWDDYKKMEFTQCVISETLRLGNVVRFLHRKALKDVRYKGYDIPCGWKVLPVIAAVHLDPLLFDQPQHFNPWRWQQNNNSGASSSSYTSMTSSNFMPFGGGPRLCAGSELAKLEMAVFIHHLVLNFHWDLEDDLDQPFAFPFVDFQNGLPITARRHQNQSHINPKI